The Mycolicibacterium doricum genome includes a region encoding these proteins:
- a CDS encoding phosphodiesterase yields the protein MNVSDLLALPVEVGAAARRRRLFHPAGVFARGHIERVASPGQGLPIESGRVVGRVSKAVGLPGSVPDIAGLAWRMTKDSHPWDVLLATTVLNRFLLLPTASWDDTSYSSLMPLRYEGGVWWVRAHLATKLDRPGLSLDTVTDQLARGDLQFSIDQAAGTGQFAPIARLTLSEVIPPDKDMSFDPTLNTAPGVSLAPGWLTDFRRAAYRRSREGRGAQ from the coding sequence GTGAACGTCTCAGATCTCCTCGCGCTACCGGTCGAGGTCGGCGCCGCGGCGCGCCGACGCAGGCTGTTCCATCCGGCCGGGGTGTTCGCCCGCGGCCACATCGAGCGGGTCGCCTCGCCCGGTCAGGGTCTCCCCATCGAATCGGGCCGTGTGGTCGGCAGGGTATCCAAGGCGGTAGGGCTACCGGGTTCGGTCCCAGATATCGCCGGCCTGGCGTGGCGAATGACCAAGGACTCACACCCGTGGGACGTCCTGCTGGCCACCACCGTGCTCAACCGGTTCCTGTTGCTGCCCACCGCATCCTGGGATGACACCAGCTACTCGAGCCTGATGCCGTTGCGGTATGAGGGCGGCGTGTGGTGGGTCCGCGCGCACCTGGCCACCAAACTCGACCGCCCGGGACTGTCCCTCGACACCGTCACCGACCAGCTGGCGCGCGGTGACCTGCAATTCAGCATCGATCAAGCCGCTGGCACAGGCCAATTCGCCCCCATCGCCCGATTGACCCTGTCGGAGGTGATTCCACCCGACAAGGACATGTCGTTCGATCCGACGCTCAACACCGCGCCCGGGGTTTCGCTGGCACCGGGATGGCTGACCGACTTCCGGCGCGCGGCCTACCGCCGCAGCCGGGAAGGCCGCGGCGCGCAGTGA
- a CDS encoding acyl-CoA thioesterase — translation MTALRETSRPHDASWIARLLEFQRDGDIFIAPQVTSGPEHRLFGGLVAAQALGAAGATVDPDKRAQSLHAYFVRGGKYGIDVELQVERTRDGRSFDTRRVTAIQDDKVILEMIASFHRPEESADWHPQRPATLALDDAVPKSLKLESVDRFELRTDPRDTSPFAIPPFWIRSREVVEDDPLIRACMLTYLSDLGPVLAARPAGAPDAPGAGMAASLDHSLWLHRPFDPHRWHRYEVTGVNNSDARGLAIGSLYDEDGRLIASTTQESLWRC, via the coding sequence ATGACCGCCCTTCGAGAGACCTCCCGGCCGCACGACGCGAGCTGGATCGCGCGTTTGCTCGAGTTCCAACGCGACGGTGACATTTTTATCGCACCCCAGGTCACCAGTGGTCCGGAGCACCGTCTGTTCGGCGGTCTGGTCGCCGCGCAGGCGCTGGGCGCCGCGGGCGCGACGGTGGATCCCGATAAGCGGGCGCAGTCGCTGCACGCCTACTTCGTCCGCGGCGGCAAGTATGGGATCGACGTCGAACTGCAGGTCGAGCGCACCCGCGACGGCCGCTCGTTCGACACCCGCCGCGTCACGGCGATCCAGGACGACAAGGTCATCCTCGAGATGATCGCGTCGTTCCACCGTCCCGAGGAAAGCGCCGACTGGCATCCTCAGCGACCTGCGACCCTGGCGTTGGACGACGCGGTGCCCAAGTCGCTCAAGCTCGAATCGGTGGACCGCTTCGAGCTCCGCACCGATCCGCGCGACACCTCCCCCTTCGCCATCCCACCGTTCTGGATCCGTAGCCGCGAGGTCGTCGAAGACGATCCGTTGATTCGCGCATGCATGCTGACCTACCTGTCCGACCTCGGGCCGGTGCTCGCCGCCCGCCCGGCCGGCGCACCCGACGCACCCGGTGCCGGAATGGCTGCTTCGCTGGACCATTCACTGTGGTTACATCGGCCATTCGATCCGCACCGCTGGCACCGCTACGAGGTGACCGGCGTGAACAACAGCGACGCCCGCGGCCTCGCCATCGGTTCGCTGTACGACGAAGACGGCCGGCTGATCGCCAGCACCACGCAGGAATCGCTCTGGCGCTGCTGA
- a CDS encoding GatB/YqeY domain-containing protein → MAELKARLRADLTTAMRSQDKLRTATLRMLLAAIQTEEVSGKEARELTDDDVVKVLTRESRKRGEAAEVYTQNGRGELAANEHAEARIIEEYLPTPLTEAELAAVVDTAMAQVAEQLGERPTMKQMGQVMKAAAAIAGGKADGSRLSTAVKARL, encoded by the coding sequence ATGGCGGAACTCAAAGCGCGGTTGCGCGCAGATCTCACCACCGCGATGAGATCACAGGACAAGCTGCGCACGGCCACGCTGCGGATGCTGCTGGCAGCAATCCAGACCGAGGAGGTCTCCGGTAAGGAGGCGCGGGAGCTTACCGACGACGACGTGGTGAAGGTTCTCACGAGGGAGTCACGCAAGCGCGGTGAGGCCGCCGAGGTCTACACCCAGAACGGTCGTGGTGAGCTGGCCGCCAACGAGCACGCCGAAGCCCGCATCATCGAGGAGTATCTGCCGACCCCACTCACGGAAGCCGAACTCGCCGCCGTCGTCGACACCGCGATGGCTCAGGTCGCCGAACAACTCGGTGAGCGCCCGACGATGAAGCAGATGGGCCAGGTCATGAAGGCAGCAGCCGCGATCGCCGGGGGTAAGGCCGACGGTTCGCGACTGTCCACTGCCGTCAAGGCGCGCTTGTAG
- a CDS encoding glycerophosphoryl diester phosphodiesterase membrane domain-containing protein → MVPMSNDAGGPGQVDPPPPRPGPPGYASSPFAPQGYPPPAHHRGYPPPGYQQGYPPPGYQQGYPLPGYAPPGVLKPGVIPLRPLGLSDIFNGAVNYIRRNPKATLGLTAVVVVAAQLISLVLQILVPLIATGDIDPTLSGDAPTAADLVAQSGSSLAGSVTTALASVVLSGMLTVIVGRAVFGADISIGEAWQRVKGRLLALLSFTVLEAVAILLLIVVVVVVVIGAESVGGGVAAFLVGAPLVIAALLLIVYVATSLVFTPALIVLERLGIVEAAGRSFALVKKDFWRVLGIWILAALVAFVIAGAVGVPFTFGGQLIAGSGSDGGVLAGLVLTAVGAAIGQIITSPFSAGVVVLLYTDRRIRAEAFDLVLHTGAAEGPGVPADSTDHLWLIRRP, encoded by the coding sequence ATGGTGCCCATGAGCAATGACGCCGGTGGGCCCGGCCAGGTCGACCCGCCGCCGCCAAGACCTGGTCCACCCGGTTACGCTTCGTCGCCGTTTGCACCGCAGGGCTATCCACCGCCCGCGCACCACCGGGGTTACCCGCCGCCCGGGTATCAGCAGGGTTACCCCCCGCCCGGGTATCAGCAGGGCTACCCCCTGCCGGGGTACGCACCGCCCGGGGTGCTCAAGCCCGGCGTCATCCCGTTACGCCCGCTCGGGTTGTCCGATATCTTCAACGGGGCGGTCAACTACATCCGGCGAAATCCGAAGGCCACCCTCGGCCTGACCGCCGTCGTGGTCGTCGCCGCCCAGCTCATATCACTCGTCCTGCAGATCCTGGTCCCGTTGATCGCCACCGGCGATATCGACCCCACCCTGAGCGGAGATGCGCCCACCGCCGCCGACCTCGTCGCGCAGTCCGGATCCTCGCTGGCGGGGTCGGTCACCACCGCCCTGGCATCGGTGGTCCTCAGCGGGATGCTGACCGTCATCGTGGGACGCGCGGTGTTCGGAGCCGACATCAGCATCGGTGAGGCGTGGCAGCGGGTGAAGGGAAGGTTGCTCGCGCTCCTCAGCTTCACCGTCCTGGAGGCCGTCGCCATCCTGCTGCTTATCGTGGTGGTCGTGGTGGTGGTCATCGGGGCCGAGTCCGTCGGCGGTGGCGTCGCCGCGTTCCTCGTCGGCGCTCCGCTGGTCATCGCCGCATTGCTGCTGATCGTGTACGTCGCCACCTCGCTGGTGTTCACACCCGCCCTGATCGTCCTGGAGCGTCTCGGCATCGTCGAAGCGGCGGGACGCTCCTTCGCGCTGGTGAAGAAGGACTTCTGGCGGGTGCTCGGCATCTGGATTTTGGCCGCGCTCGTGGCGTTCGTCATCGCAGGCGCCGTCGGGGTCCCGTTCACCTTCGGTGGGCAACTGATCGCGGGGTCCGGGTCCGACGGCGGAGTCCTGGCGGGCCTCGTTCTGACCGCGGTCGGCGCGGCGATCGGCCAGATTATCACCTCCCCGTTCAGCGCCGGAGTCGTCGTCCTGCTCTACACGGACCGCAGGATCCGGGCGGAGGCGTTCGATCTGGTCTTGCACACCGGTGCGGCGGAGGGGCCCGGCGTTCCGGCCGATTCCACCGACCACCTGTGGCTGATCCGCCGCCCCTGA
- a CDS encoding DUF4350 domain-containing protein, with product MTPPATAVGPTVGQRWRTGRWVILALIAIVAVATVGTLLTASRPGAPMDPQSTSPGGARALVTLLRDRGVEVVEARSVADVEGAARDDTLIVFAETFALTDDEQLRRLADLPGDRLLIEPASRVREALAPDLRSDGVSSFAPGPDCDLREANRAGDAQLGLAESYRATEQGLALTRCYDGALVRYSGAGRTITVVGTSGFMTNDGLLEQGNAALAMNLVGSAPRVIWFTPREREGAAGTATLSDLVPHQVSWIVLQLSLAVVLLAIWQGRRLGPLVAEQLPVVIRASETVEGRGRLYRSRRARDRAADALRTGTRNRLLPRLGLPANTQPPAVVQAVAQRAGGDPQVVAYVLYGPAPATDADLLTLAHQLDDIERQVTHS from the coding sequence ATGACCCCTCCTGCCACCGCGGTCGGCCCCACTGTAGGACAACGCTGGCGCACCGGACGCTGGGTGATACTCGCGCTCATCGCCATCGTCGCGGTGGCCACGGTCGGCACCTTGCTGACCGCCTCACGGCCGGGCGCGCCGATGGATCCGCAGTCGACCTCGCCCGGCGGGGCCCGCGCACTGGTCACGCTGCTGCGGGACCGAGGCGTCGAGGTGGTGGAAGCCCGCAGCGTCGCCGACGTCGAAGGAGCGGCACGCGACGACACGCTGATCGTCTTCGCCGAGACGTTCGCCCTGACCGACGACGAACAGTTGCGCCGACTGGCCGACCTGCCGGGTGACCGGCTGCTGATCGAACCGGCGTCGCGGGTGCGGGAAGCGCTCGCGCCGGACCTGCGCTCGGACGGGGTCAGTTCGTTCGCGCCCGGGCCGGATTGCGATCTGCGCGAGGCCAACCGGGCAGGCGACGCTCAGCTCGGGCTGGCCGAGAGCTACCGGGCGACCGAGCAGGGGCTGGCACTGACCCGGTGCTACGACGGCGCGCTGGTCCGTTACAGCGGCGCGGGGCGCACGATCACCGTGGTGGGCACCTCTGGTTTCATGACGAACGACGGACTGCTCGAACAGGGCAACGCTGCGCTGGCGATGAACCTTGTCGGCAGTGCGCCACGGGTCATCTGGTTCACCCCACGGGAGCGGGAGGGTGCCGCCGGAACCGCAACCCTGTCCGACCTCGTTCCCCACCAGGTCAGCTGGATCGTCCTGCAGCTGTCGCTGGCGGTGGTCCTCCTCGCGATCTGGCAGGGAAGACGATTGGGGCCGCTTGTCGCCGAACAGCTTCCGGTTGTCATCCGGGCGTCGGAGACGGTCGAGGGCCGCGGCCGGCTGTACCGCTCCCGGCGCGCCCGCGACCGCGCCGCCGATGCACTGCGCACCGGCACCCGCAACCGTCTGCTGCCCCGGCTCGGCCTGCCCGCCAACACGCAGCCACCGGCGGTCGTCCAGGCCGTCGCACAGCGGGCGGGCGGCGATCCCCAGGTCGTCGCCTACGTGCTGTACGGCCCCGCCCCGGCGACCGACGCCGATCTGCTGACCCTCGCCCACCAACTCGACGACATCGAAAGGCAGGTCACCCACTCGTGA
- a CDS encoding three-helix bundle dimerization domain-containing protein, translated as MKSERELIDEVKNRLVAKFSDVPEGRIMIAVEEAYANFTDSLIRDFVPLLVERRVGDELRLDRSSDLAYS; from the coding sequence ATGAAGAGTGAGCGCGAGCTGATCGACGAAGTCAAGAACAGGCTCGTCGCGAAGTTCTCCGACGTACCGGAGGGCCGCATCATGATCGCCGTCGAAGAGGCCTACGCAAACTTCACCGACAGCCTCATCCGCGATTTCGTCCCGCTCCTCGTCGAACGCCGGGTCGGCGACGAGTTGAGGCTCGACCGCTCGTCCGACCTCGCCTACAGCTGA
- a CDS encoding HemK2/MTQ2 family protein methyltransferase yields the protein MTTAYTDERDTVVAADGVYAPQQDSQLLIDIMEKTGLAVGRRAVDLCTGSGVVAVNAALQGASSVTAFDVCPRAVRCARGNALAAGVDIDVHLGSWSRAMEFTPFDLVTCNPPYVPHGPEADREPVPSSVGPARAWDAGYDGRMILDPLCKAVPDLLAPGGSLLLVQSEFADPRATLAALSSVGLDAEVVAWQWIPFGPVLTSRADWLEDTGRLDRGRREEELLVIRADKP from the coding sequence GTGACGACTGCATACACCGACGAGCGCGACACCGTGGTCGCCGCGGACGGCGTGTACGCCCCCCAGCAAGATTCGCAACTGCTGATCGACATCATGGAGAAGACCGGTCTCGCGGTCGGTCGCCGTGCCGTCGACTTGTGCACGGGCAGCGGAGTGGTGGCGGTCAACGCCGCGCTGCAGGGCGCCTCGTCGGTCACCGCATTCGACGTCTGCCCCCGCGCGGTGCGCTGCGCGCGCGGCAATGCGCTTGCCGCCGGCGTCGACATCGACGTCCATCTGGGATCCTGGTCGCGGGCAATGGAGTTCACCCCGTTCGACCTCGTGACCTGCAACCCGCCGTACGTGCCGCATGGCCCAGAAGCAGACCGGGAGCCGGTGCCGTCCAGCGTCGGTCCGGCCCGCGCGTGGGACGCCGGCTACGACGGGCGCATGATCCTCGACCCACTGTGCAAGGCGGTGCCCGACCTCCTCGCTCCCGGCGGGAGCTTGCTGCTCGTGCAGTCGGAGTTCGCCGATCCGCGCGCCACCCTGGCGGCGCTGTCGAGCGTCGGGCTGGACGCGGAAGTCGTGGCTTGGCAATGGATTCCGTTTGGCCCGGTGTTGACCTCGCGCGCCGACTGGCTCGAGGACACAGGGCGGCTGGACCGGGGCCGGCGCGAGGAAGAGCTGCTGGTCATCCGCGCGGACAAGCCATGA
- a CDS encoding LLM class F420-dependent oxidoreductase, which yields MTRFGYTLMTEQSGPKDLVRYAAAAESAGFDFEVSSDHYSPWLAAQGHAPNAWTTLGAVAHATERVELFTYVTCPTMRYHPAIVAQQAATLQILADGRFTLGLGTGENLNEHVVGKGWPTIARRQDMLREAIQIIRELFTGEVVDWRGEYFQIDSARLWDLPETPVAIAAAVSGERSVEAFAQLADHLIAVQPNRELVDAWHDARRATGLPGDVRVIGQIPICWDPHRDAAVARAHEQFRWFAGGWAVNADLPTTAGFAGATQFVRPEDTAESIPCGPDLDAIVKSVSSYWKAGFTDIALVQVGDEGQDRFLQEAAGPLLEKLRSAAA from the coding sequence ATGACGCGCTTCGGCTACACCCTGATGACCGAGCAGAGCGGGCCCAAGGATCTCGTCCGTTACGCTGCCGCCGCGGAGAGCGCCGGATTCGACTTCGAAGTGTCCAGCGACCACTACTCACCGTGGCTCGCGGCGCAGGGTCATGCGCCGAACGCCTGGACCACCCTGGGCGCCGTCGCGCACGCCACCGAACGCGTCGAACTGTTCACGTACGTCACCTGCCCGACGATGCGCTACCACCCTGCGATCGTCGCACAGCAGGCGGCGACACTGCAGATCCTCGCCGACGGCCGCTTCACCCTCGGCCTGGGCACCGGTGAGAACCTCAACGAACACGTCGTCGGCAAGGGGTGGCCGACGATCGCCCGGCGGCAGGACATGCTGCGCGAGGCGATCCAGATCATCCGCGAACTGTTCACCGGTGAGGTGGTCGACTGGCGCGGCGAGTACTTCCAGATCGACTCCGCCCGGCTGTGGGATCTACCCGAGACGCCGGTCGCGATCGCCGCAGCCGTATCCGGCGAGCGGTCGGTCGAGGCGTTCGCCCAACTCGCCGACCACCTCATCGCCGTCCAACCCAACAGGGAGCTCGTCGACGCATGGCACGACGCGCGGCGTGCGACCGGTCTGCCCGGGGACGTGCGGGTGATCGGCCAGATCCCGATCTGCTGGGATCCCCACCGGGACGCGGCCGTCGCGCGGGCCCACGAGCAGTTCCGGTGGTTCGCCGGCGGATGGGCCGTCAACGCCGACCTCCCGACCACAGCCGGGTTCGCGGGCGCGACCCAGTTCGTGCGCCCGGAGGACACCGCGGAGTCGATTCCGTGCGGCCCGGACCTCGACGCGATCGTCAAGTCCGTCAGCTCGTACTGGAAGGCGGGGTTCACCGACATCGCGTTGGTGCAGGTGGGCGACGAAGGCCAGGATCGTTTCCTGCAGGAGGCGGCCGGTCCGCTACTGGAAAAGCTGCGCTCCGCGGCGGCCTGA
- a CDS encoding CDGSH iron-sulfur domain-containing protein, which yields MTEPRTVRLVQGGPIMIEGPVRIEMPDGNVVESDRFMVAVCVCKRSRTYPLCDTSHRRRRRGADDSDADSSAPCDASGQRSA from the coding sequence ATGACCGAACCACGCACCGTCCGGTTGGTGCAGGGGGGCCCCATCATGATCGAGGGCCCGGTCCGTATCGAGATGCCCGACGGCAACGTCGTGGAGTCCGACCGGTTCATGGTCGCGGTTTGCGTGTGCAAGCGCAGCAGGACCTACCCGCTCTGCGACACCAGCCATCGTCGGCGCCGCCGTGGCGCCGACGACTCGGACGCCGACTCGTCGGCTCCTTGCGATGCCTCAGGACAGCGGTCGGCGTAG
- a CDS encoding DUF4129 domain-containing protein, which produces MPTVDIDRDAAREAAQQELDKPIYPRTSLTDRLSELVNDLIYRIAAGGAGVPGGWLTISVLGLLLTVAVVVAVRVARSTMRTDRGNHSLYGGHELCAAEHRVTAEQHAAAGQWALAIRHRLRAVARQLEESGVLAAVPGRTATELANDAGLALPHLSGALRAAATAFNDVTYGDRPGSEAAYRSVAALDDHIREAATTAGHTSAAPPAGTDWAEVR; this is translated from the coding sequence GTGCCGACCGTAGACATCGATCGGGATGCCGCGCGCGAGGCCGCCCAGCAGGAGCTCGACAAGCCGATCTACCCGAGGACGTCGCTGACTGATCGGCTCTCCGAATTGGTCAACGACCTGATCTACCGCATCGCTGCGGGCGGGGCCGGTGTGCCCGGAGGCTGGCTGACGATCAGCGTGCTCGGCCTGCTCCTCACCGTCGCGGTGGTCGTCGCGGTCCGCGTGGCACGCAGCACCATGCGTACCGACCGGGGCAATCACTCGCTATACGGCGGGCACGAGTTGTGTGCCGCCGAACACCGGGTGACCGCCGAACAGCATGCCGCGGCCGGACAGTGGGCGCTGGCGATCCGCCACCGGTTGCGGGCGGTCGCCCGGCAACTCGAGGAGTCCGGCGTTCTCGCAGCGGTTCCCGGTCGCACCGCCACCGAGTTGGCGAACGACGCCGGCCTCGCGCTGCCGCACCTTTCAGGCGCGTTACGCGCTGCCGCAACGGCGTTCAACGACGTCACCTACGGTGACCGGCCAGGGTCCGAAGCCGCGTACCGCTCGGTGGCCGCCCTCGACGACCACATCCGCGAGGCGGCCACCACGGCCGGCCACACCTCCGCCGCGCCGCCGGCCGGAACCGACTGGGCAGAGGTCCGATGA
- a CDS encoding DUF58 domain-containing protein produces the protein MVLTGRAALAALLCVLPIAVAPAPGVAFVALSGALLLAIVVDTALAASPRRLEVTRSGDTAARLGQSVDSVLDVHNPGGRRLRGHLRDAWPPSAHAWPRTHDIDVPAGRRVTVRTALRPARRGDLQSALVTARSIGPLGLAGRQASHRVTGRIRVLPPFLSRKHLPSRLARLRELDGSTPALIRGQGTEFDSLREYVVGDDVRSIDWRATARRADVVVRTWRPERDQRIVIVLDTGRTSAGRVGVDPAAGPGGWPRLDWSMDAALLLAALAARAGDRVDFLAHDRVTRAGVFNASRTELLAQLVTVMAPLQPALVESDPVAMASAILRRVRRRALVVLLTDLNASALEEGLMEVLPQLAARHHVLIAAVADPRVDLLAAGRDDAAAVYDAAAAERSRNDRNRVAGMLRQAGVDVVDAPPEELAPALADRYLQMKAAGHM, from the coding sequence GTGGTCCTCACCGGACGTGCTGCACTGGCCGCGTTGCTGTGCGTGCTGCCCATCGCCGTGGCGCCCGCTCCCGGAGTCGCTTTCGTGGCGCTGTCCGGTGCGCTCCTCCTCGCGATCGTGGTGGACACCGCGCTGGCCGCGAGTCCCCGCCGGTTGGAGGTGACCCGGTCCGGGGACACCGCCGCCCGGCTGGGTCAGTCGGTCGACTCGGTGCTCGACGTGCACAACCCGGGCGGGCGGCGGTTGCGCGGCCATCTGCGCGACGCCTGGCCGCCGAGTGCGCACGCCTGGCCGCGCACCCATGACATCGACGTGCCTGCGGGCCGACGGGTGACCGTGCGTACCGCATTGCGTCCGGCCCGCCGTGGCGACCTGCAGTCGGCGCTGGTGACCGCCCGCTCGATCGGTCCGCTCGGCCTGGCCGGCAGGCAGGCGTCGCACCGGGTGACAGGTCGAATCCGGGTGTTGCCTCCGTTCCTGTCCCGCAAGCACTTACCCTCACGGCTCGCCCGGCTGCGGGAACTCGACGGGTCGACGCCCGCGTTGATCCGCGGGCAGGGCACCGAATTCGACTCGCTGCGCGAATACGTCGTCGGCGACGATGTCCGCTCGATCGACTGGCGGGCGACGGCCCGGCGCGCCGACGTCGTCGTGCGCACTTGGCGTCCGGAACGCGATCAGCGCATCGTCATCGTGCTCGACACGGGCCGGACCTCGGCCGGGCGCGTCGGCGTCGACCCGGCGGCCGGCCCGGGCGGCTGGCCCCGCCTGGACTGGTCGATGGACGCTGCGCTGCTACTGGCGGCGCTCGCCGCGCGCGCAGGCGACCGTGTCGACTTCCTCGCCCACGACCGCGTCACCCGTGCCGGGGTGTTCAACGCGTCGCGCACCGAGTTGCTGGCCCAGTTGGTCACCGTGATGGCGCCGCTGCAGCCGGCACTGGTCGAATCCGACCCGGTCGCGATGGCGTCGGCGATCCTGCGCCGCGTGCGCCGCCGCGCGCTGGTGGTGCTGCTCACCGATCTCAACGCATCGGCCCTCGAGGAGGGTCTGATGGAGGTGCTGCCCCAGCTCGCCGCGCGCCACCACGTCCTGATCGCGGCGGTCGCCGATCCCCGGGTTGACCTGCTCGCCGCGGGCCGCGACGACGCCGCCGCCGTATACGACGCGGCCGCCGCGGAACGGTCGCGCAACGACCGCAACCGCGTCGCCGGCATGCTGCGGCAGGCGGGCGTGGACGTCGTGGATGCCCCACCCGAGGAACTCGCACCCGCGCTCGCCGACCGGTATCTGCAGATGAAGGCCGCGGGCCACATGTGA
- a CDS encoding iron-containing redox enzyme family protein, whose product MSYAPILVEPMLPDARGPLSLAVVNALTERAPRNHLSRIEASLGDSDPYGLDLQLALYVCYELHYRGFAGVDPHWEWNPGLLHLRGQMEQTFLAAVRRDVGEIGPEETAAEEMATLAVEPVDGEGPSYYLRDKGTWGEMREYFVHRSLYHLKEGDPHAFAIPRLTGQAKASFVAVEFDEFGGGRGPQLHQQLFSDLMVAADLDASYLGYINDVPAEALAAVNLMSMFGLHRALRGAVVGHFASTEITSSPGSRRLVEALERMNAPDTCAAFYREHVEADAVHEQVVRTDVVGDLVAREPQLDADVVFGIRAHALLEGHLADHLMACWTAGRTSLRRPLS is encoded by the coding sequence GTGAGTTACGCGCCGATCCTGGTCGAACCGATGCTGCCCGACGCCCGCGGCCCCCTTTCGCTGGCCGTGGTGAACGCCCTGACCGAGCGCGCCCCCCGCAACCACCTGTCCCGCATCGAAGCGTCGCTCGGCGATTCCGACCCGTACGGGCTTGATCTGCAGCTTGCGCTCTACGTCTGTTACGAACTGCACTACCGCGGGTTCGCAGGGGTCGACCCGCACTGGGAGTGGAACCCGGGCCTGCTACACCTGCGCGGCCAGATGGAGCAGACGTTCCTCGCCGCCGTGCGCCGCGACGTCGGGGAGATCGGCCCCGAGGAGACCGCTGCGGAGGAGATGGCCACCCTCGCCGTCGAACCGGTGGACGGTGAGGGACCGTCGTACTACCTGCGCGACAAGGGCACCTGGGGCGAGATGCGTGAGTACTTCGTGCACCGCTCGCTCTACCACCTCAAGGAAGGGGATCCGCACGCCTTCGCCATCCCCCGCCTGACCGGTCAGGCCAAGGCGTCGTTCGTCGCGGTGGAATTCGACGAGTTCGGGGGCGGGCGGGGACCGCAATTGCATCAGCAGTTGTTCTCCGACCTGATGGTGGCCGCCGACCTCGACGCGAGCTACCTCGGCTACATCAACGACGTGCCCGCCGAAGCGCTGGCCGCGGTGAACCTGATGTCGATGTTCGGACTGCATCGCGCTCTGCGAGGAGCGGTGGTCGGGCATTTCGCCTCCACGGAGATCACCTCGTCACCGGGATCTCGCCGGCTGGTCGAGGCGCTGGAGCGAATGAACGCACCGGATACCTGTGCGGCCTTCTACCGCGAGCACGTCGAGGCAGATGCGGTGCACGAGCAGGTCGTGCGAACCGATGTGGTCGGCGACCTGGTGGCCCGTGAACCGCAATTGGACGCTGACGTGGTGTTCGGGATCCGGGCGCACGCACTGCTCGAGGGTCACCTGGCCGACCACCTCATGGCGTGCTGGACTGCGGGCCGGACCTCGCTACGCCGACCGCTGTCCTGA
- a CDS encoding AAA family ATPase, producing the protein MTQPSAHTTQTGDTAADSARQALLALRQEIGKAVVGQDAVVSGLVIALLCRGHVLLEGVPGVAKTLLVRTLAAALQLEFKRVQFTPDLMPGDVTGSLVYDARTAEFEFRAGPVFTNLLLADEINRTPPKTQAALLEAMEERQVSVEGEARPLPNPFIVAATQNPIEYEGTYQLPEAQLDRFLLKLNVPLPPRDQEVAILDRHARGFDPRDLSAVRPVAGPAELAAGRAAVRQVLVADEVLGYIVDIAGATRQSPSLQLGVSPRGATALLATARSWAWLSGRTYVTPDDVKAMARPTLRHRIALRPEAELEGASPDLVLDGILAAVPVPR; encoded by the coding sequence GTGACACAGCCATCAGCGCACACCACCCAAACAGGCGACACGGCAGCCGATTCGGCGCGCCAGGCGCTGCTGGCGCTGCGGCAGGAGATCGGCAAGGCCGTCGTCGGCCAGGACGCCGTGGTCAGCGGGCTGGTCATCGCGCTGCTCTGCCGCGGCCACGTGCTGCTCGAAGGCGTTCCGGGCGTGGCGAAGACGCTGCTCGTCCGCACGTTGGCCGCGGCGCTGCAGCTGGAGTTCAAGCGCGTGCAGTTCACCCCGGACCTGATGCCGGGTGACGTGACCGGTTCGCTGGTCTACGACGCGCGCACCGCGGAATTCGAGTTCCGTGCCGGACCGGTCTTCACCAACCTGCTGCTGGCCGACGAGATCAACCGCACACCCCCGAAGACGCAGGCGGCGCTGCTCGAGGCGATGGAGGAGCGGCAGGTCAGCGTCGAGGGTGAAGCGCGCCCGCTCCCCAACCCGTTCATCGTTGCCGCCACCCAGAACCCGATCGAGTACGAGGGCACCTACCAGCTTCCCGAGGCCCAGCTGGACCGCTTCCTGCTCAAGCTCAACGTGCCGCTTCCGCCGCGCGATCAGGAGGTTGCGATCCTCGACCGCCATGCCCGCGGGTTCGATCCCCGGGACCTATCGGCCGTGCGCCCGGTCGCGGGCCCTGCCGAATTGGCGGCCGGTCGGGCGGCGGTTCGTCAGGTCCTGGTGGCCGACGAGGTGCTCGGGTACATCGTCGACATCGCCGGCGCCACCCGGCAGTCACCGTCGCTGCAGCTGGGTGTCTCGCCCCGCGGTGCCACCGCGCTGCTGGCCACGGCCAGGTCGTGGGCGTGGCTGTCCGGACGCACCTACGTCACCCCTGACGACGTCAAGGCGATGGCCCGGCCCACGCTGCGCCACCGCATCGCGTTGCGTCCGGAAGCCGAGCTTGAGGGGGCCAGCCCGGACCTGGTGCTCGACGGCATCCTCGCGGCCGTGCCGGTCCCGCGATAG